The genomic window CATGGAGCTGAAGTGGAAGGAGGCGATTAGGAAGCGCGGGCCGAACGGCGTCGCCATGTTCGGCTCCGGCCAGTGGACGATCTGGGAAGGCTATGCCGCCTCGAAACTGTTCAAGGCCGGCTTCCGCACCAACAACATCGATCCCAATGCGCGTCACTGCATGGCCTCCGCGGTTGCCGGCATGATGCGCACCTTCGGCATCGACGAGCCGCCCGGCTGCTATGACGACATCGAGGCGACCGACGCCTTCGTGCTGTGGGGCTCCAACATGGCGGAGATGCATCCGATCCTGTGGACGCGTCTGGCCGACCGCCGTCTCTCCGCGCCGCATGTCCGCGTCGCCGTGCTCTCGACCTTCGAGCACCGCTCGTTCGACCTCGCCGATATCGGAATGGTGTTCAAACCGCAGACCGACCTCTACATCCTCAACGCCATCGCCAACCACATCATCAAGACCGGCCGCGTCAACAAGGATTTTGTTGCCGCACATACGGTATTCAAGCGCGGCCAGACCGACATCGGTTATGGATTGCGGCCCGAGCATCCGTTGCAGAAGAAGGCGACCGGCGCGGCGAAACCCAACGATGCCACCGACATGAGCTATGACGAGTTCGTCAAGTTCGTCTCGGAATATACGCTGGAGAAGGCGGCGCAGATGTCCGGCGTACCGCTGAACCGCCTCGAGGCGCTCGCCGAGCTCTACGCCGATCCAAAAACAAAAGTGGTCTCGTTCTGGACCATGGGCTTCAACCAGCACACCCGCGGCGTCTGGTGCAACAACCTCGTCTACAACATCCATCTTCTGACCGGAAAGATCTCCGCGCCCGGCAACAGCCCGTTCTCGCTGACCGGTCAGCCGTCGGCCTGCGGCACCGCGCGCGAGGTCGGCACCTTCTCGCACCGCCTGCCGGCCGACATGGTCGTGACCAACAAGGCGCACCGCGATCACGCCGAGCACATCTGGCAGCTGCCCGAAGGCACCATCCCCGACAAGAACGGCGCGCACGCCGTGCTGCAAAGCCGGATGCTGAAGGACGGCCTGATCAACGCCTATTGGGTGCAGGTCAACAACAACCTGCAAGCCGGGCCCAACGCCAACGAGGAGACCTATCCCGGCTTCCGCAACCCCGACAATTTCATCGTGGTCTCGGACGCCTATCCGTCGGTGACCGCACTTGCCGCCGATTTGATCCTGCCGACCGCGATGTGGGTGGAGAAGGAAGGCGCCTATGGCAATGCCGAGCGGCGCACGCAGTTCTGGCATCAGCTCGTCTCCGCGCCCGGCGAGGCGAAATCCGATCTCTGGCAGCTGATGGAATTTTCAAAGCGCTTCAAGATCGAGGAGGTCTGGCCCGAGGAGTTGATTGCCAAGAAGCCGGACGTTCGCGGCAAGACGCTGTTCGACGTGCTCTACCGGAACGGTCAGGTCGACAAATTTCCGGTCTCCGACATCGAGCCCGGCTATCTCAACGACGAGTCCAAGGCGTTCGGCTTCTACGTCCACAAGGGCCTGTTCGAGGAGTACGCCACCTTCGGCCGTGGCCATGGCCACGACCTCGCGCCGTTCGAGGCCTATCACCGCGAGCGCGGGCTGCGCTGGCCCGTCGTCAACGGCCAGGAGACGAAGTGGCGCTTCCGCGAGGGCAGCGACCCCTACGTCAAGCAGGGCACGGACGTGCAGTTCTACGGCTATCCCGACGGCAAGGCGCGCATCTTCGCGCTGCCCTACGAGCCGCCGGCGGAATCGCCCGACAACGAATATCCGTTCTGGCTGTCCACCGGCCGCGTGCTGGAGCACTGGCATTCCGGCACCATGACGCGCCGTGTGCCCGAGCTCTACAAGGCGTTCCCCGAAGCCGTCTGCTTCATGCATCCGGACGACGCGCAGGAAGCCAAGCTCCGCCGCGGGGATGAAGTGAAGGTGGTCTCGCGCCGCGGCTTCATCCGCGCCCGGGTCGAGACGCGCGGCCGCGACCGGCCGCCGCGCGGCCTCGTGTTCGTGCCGTGGTTCGACGAATCCAAGCTGATCAACAAGGTGACGCTCGACGCCACCGATCCGATCTCGCTGCAAACCGACTTCAAGAAATGCGCCGTGCGCATCGAGCGGGTGAGCATGTCATGATGAAACGATCCGCAATCGTCCTGCTCGCCCTCGCGATCGCAGCTGGCGCGAGCTCCCTGACCGCGCAGACGGTGACATCGGGCCTGCGCGGCCCGACCCCGCTCAACGACGAGGGCCCGGCGCCGCCGATGCTGCCGAACCGCAATACTTCCGAGAAGGAGGTGCGCAACTATCCGGAGCAGCCGCCGGTGATCCCGCACACGATCGACGGCTACCAGATCGATCTCAACGGCAACAAGTGCCTGTCCTGCCACGCGCGGGCGCGTACCGCGGAATCGCAGGCGCCGATGGTCTCGATCACACACTTCATGGACCGTGACGGCCAGTTCCTGGGTTCGGTCTCACCGCGGCGCTTCTTCTGCACGGAATGCCACGTGCCGCAGAATACCGCCAATCCGCCCGTCAGCAACGATTTCACCGACATCGACACGCTGCTGTCGCGCACGAGCCCCGGTGGGCGCCGATGACCACGACAGCTGATGAATCCAAGCGCAAGGCCAGGCGCGGCTTTCTCACGCGCAGCTGGGATTTTGCACTCGAACTCTGGCAGGTGCTGATCCGGCCGAGCTCGGTGTTCGGGCTCGGCGTGCTGGTGCTGGCGGGCTTTGCGGCCGGCGTGATCTTCTGGGGCGGCTTCAACACCGCGCTGGAAATCACCAACACCGAGAAGTTCTGCACCGGCTGCCACGAGATGAAGGACAACGTTTTTGCCGAGCTGAAATCGACCATCCATTTCAGCAACCGCTCCGGTGTGCGTGCCACCTGCCCGGACTGCCACGTGCCGCACAACTGGACCGACAAGATCGCGCGCAAGATGCAGGCCTCCAAGGAGGTCTGGGGCAAGATCTTTGGCACGATCGACACAAGAGAGAAATTCCTCGACCACCGGCTCGAACTCGCGGCGCATGAATGGGCGCGTTTCAAGGCCAACGATTCCCTGGAATGCCGCAACTGCCACAGCGCCGATTCCATGGACATCACGAAACAGTCGCCGCGGGCCTCGGTGGCGCACCAGCGCTTCCTGTTCACCAAGGAAAAGACCTGCATCGACTGCCACAAGGGCATCGCCCATCAATTGCCCGACATGCGCGGCGTTCCCGGCTGGCAGTAGGGTGGTCGGCCCGGCTTGAACGGGCGCTGCGAATGGTTAGTTTTGGACGATGGCGAATCGGTCGATTTCGCCCTTCTTCAAGACAGACATGGCGACATTCACCCCGCATCAGGACGCCGCGCTCAAGGCCGTTGGCGATTGGCTCAAAGCAAAGCCCGGCCGGGGCGGCACGCCGCCGGTGTTCCGCCTGTTCGGCTTTGCCGGCACGGGCAAGACCACGCTGGCACGGCACATCGCCGAGGGCGTTGACGGCGAGGTGAAGTTCGCCGCCTTCACCGGCAAGGCCGCGCTGGTCATGCGCAACAAGGGTTGCGACGATGCCTCCACCATCCATTCGCTGATCTATCGCGCCCGCGAATCCGGTGAGGAGCAGCCAAGTTTTGAGCTGTGGGACGACGCGCCGGCCTCAAAAGCCAAGCTGATCGTGATCGACGAATGCTCCATGGTCGACGCCGAATTGGGCCGAGACCTGATGTCGTTCGACTGTCCGCTGCTGGTGTTAGGGGACCCCGCGCAGCTGCCACCGATCCAGGGCGGCGGCTTCTTCACCAATTCCGAGCCGGATGCGATGCTGACCGAGGTGCATCGCCAGGCCCAGGACGATCCGATCGTGCGGATGTCGATGGACGTGCGCGAGGGCCGCGAGCTCGACATCGGCCGTTACGGCGAGAGCGAGGTGGTCTCGCGCAAGGAGCTCGACCCCGATCGCGTCATGGGCGCCGACCAGGTCCTGGTCGGGCGCAACAACACGCGACGCGCCTACAACATGCGGGTGCGCCAGCGCCAGAACATCGAGGATCAATTCCCGGTCGCCGGCGACAAGCTGGTATGCCTGCGCAACAACCGCAAGAAGGGCCTGTTCAACGGCGGCCTGTGGCGCGTGAAGTCGCGCAACACCTCACGTTCCAAGTCGCGCATCC from Bradyrhizobium zhanjiangense includes these protein-coding regions:
- the napA gene encoding nitrate reductase catalytic subunit NapA; this encodes MTSPKLDRRQMLKLEAAAIAAAAAGLPAPALAANLVTERTNSEMKWDKAACRFCGTGCSVMVATKDNRIVATHGDIKAEVNRGLNCVKGYFLSKIMYGHDRLTQPMLRKTAGKYDKNGEFTPVTWTEAFDIMELKWKEAIRKRGPNGVAMFGSGQWTIWEGYAASKLFKAGFRTNNIDPNARHCMASAVAGMMRTFGIDEPPGCYDDIEATDAFVLWGSNMAEMHPILWTRLADRRLSAPHVRVAVLSTFEHRSFDLADIGMVFKPQTDLYILNAIANHIIKTGRVNKDFVAAHTVFKRGQTDIGYGLRPEHPLQKKATGAAKPNDATDMSYDEFVKFVSEYTLEKAAQMSGVPLNRLEALAELYADPKTKVVSFWTMGFNQHTRGVWCNNLVYNIHLLTGKISAPGNSPFSLTGQPSACGTAREVGTFSHRLPADMVVTNKAHRDHAEHIWQLPEGTIPDKNGAHAVLQSRMLKDGLINAYWVQVNNNLQAGPNANEETYPGFRNPDNFIVVSDAYPSVTALAADLILPTAMWVEKEGAYGNAERRTQFWHQLVSAPGEAKSDLWQLMEFSKRFKIEEVWPEELIAKKPDVRGKTLFDVLYRNGQVDKFPVSDIEPGYLNDESKAFGFYVHKGLFEEYATFGRGHGHDLAPFEAYHRERGLRWPVVNGQETKWRFREGSDPYVKQGTDVQFYGYPDGKARIFALPYEPPAESPDNEYPFWLSTGRVLEHWHSGTMTRRVPELYKAFPEAVCFMHPDDAQEAKLRRGDEVKVVSRRGFIRARVETRGRDRPPRGLVFVPWFDESKLINKVTLDATDPISLQTDFKKCAVRIERVSMS
- a CDS encoding nitrate reductase cytochrome c-type subunit; the encoded protein is MMKRSAIVLLALAIAAGASSLTAQTVTSGLRGPTPLNDEGPAPPMLPNRNTSEKEVRNYPEQPPVIPHTIDGYQIDLNGNKCLSCHARARTAESQAPMVSITHFMDRDGQFLGSVSPRRFFCTECHVPQNTANPPVSNDFTDIDTLLSRTSPGGRR
- a CDS encoding NapC/NirT family cytochrome c, whose protein sequence is MTTTADESKRKARRGFLTRSWDFALELWQVLIRPSSVFGLGVLVLAGFAAGVIFWGGFNTALEITNTEKFCTGCHEMKDNVFAELKSTIHFSNRSGVRATCPDCHVPHNWTDKIARKMQASKEVWGKIFGTIDTREKFLDHRLELAAHEWARFKANDSLECRNCHSADSMDITKQSPRASVAHQRFLFTKEKTCIDCHKGIAHQLPDMRGVPGWQ
- a CDS encoding ATP-dependent DNA helicase is translated as MATFTPHQDAALKAVGDWLKAKPGRGGTPPVFRLFGFAGTGKTTLARHIAEGVDGEVKFAAFTGKAALVMRNKGCDDASTIHSLIYRARESGEEQPSFELWDDAPASKAKLIVIDECSMVDAELGRDLMSFDCPLLVLGDPAQLPPIQGGGFFTNSEPDAMLTEVHRQAQDDPIVRMSMDVREGRELDIGRYGESEVVSRKELDPDRVMGADQVLVGRNNTRRAYNMRVRQRQNIEDQFPVAGDKLVCLRNNRKKGLFNGGLWRVKSRNTSRSKSRILSMRLSPDEDFGHKVTKVSVRADCFEGGIEQIAWEQRKPYDEFDYGYVLTVHKSQGSQWDDVVLFDESFAFQDSRARWLYTGITRAAKRLSIVV